TTTGCACATGATGCCGGCGCCCCAGCCGCACGGTTTTGATGCCTTGGATATCTTCAGGCGCCACGGCAGGAATGTTCACATTCCATAAAACAGGCTTTTGCGGCGGCGTTTTTACCAAACGGTCTATCATCATCCAAGCAGCTTTTTCGGCAGTTTCCCAATAACGGTCGCTGAAATCATTCAGCGAAAAAGCAACGGCCGGAATGCCTAAAAGATAAGCTTCCGTAGCCGCCGCAACCGTACCCGAATAAAGCGTGTCATCACCCATATTGGCACCATGGTTGATACCGGATAACACCAAATCCGGTTTGAACTCAGGCAGTGCGTGCAAACCGAGGTGGATGCAGTCGGTAGGTGTGCCGCTGACAAAATAAAAACCGTTTTCAGCTTCCCGTATGCTCAGAGGCCGGTCAAGCGTGAGCGAATTGCTCACACCGCTTCTGTTCCGCTCCGGAGCCACCACACGCACGTTGGCAAACTCGCCCGCCACACGCGCCAACACCGAAATACCCTGCGCGAGATAACCATCATCATTACAAACCAATATATTCATAAATTTACCGTTGCTCTGTTTTTGATAAGTGGAGGCTATTCTACGATTCCGCCTCGGCAAAATCCAGACATGGCCAGATTCAAAACCATATAACCCATCCACAGGCAGCAAGCCGAAAACTGCACGGGCGGCACCTGCTTCATCTTTGAGTTAAAGCTCAGCCCAAATTAAATTTCTTTCAGACAGGCATTATTATTCCAGGGCATGCTCTCAGAAGGTTTAACGGCAAACCGCTTGGGCAATCTGCCCGGTATATTGGCCTTTATTCCAGCCATCCGGCACGGGCACACCGTTTTCCACGCTTTTAACATTCGCCTGCAGGCGCTTTTTGCAGTCAATCAAAACCGGCCAGGTGTTGGCACTCATTCGTCGCTCGAAAAAATAGAGGTTGGTCTGCAATACCGTTTTATCATCATCCGCAAACAAAACTTTATCGGTATCCACCGCCACGAATTTCAATACTTGCGGCTTAATATAGCTCCACGGTTTGTAAAACGCCGTTTCCCCGATTTCAGCCACCACTACGGTATTTTTCGGCAATAAAGAGCGGGTGTGGTTGAACCAGGTATATTCGCTGTACACTTGAAACAATAACATCCCCAAACCTGCCGCGGCGGGAACCAGCCATTTGGGCGACTTTTTAAAAATAAACCTCAAACCCAACATTATACCGGCGGCACCCAATCCGGCAAAAACCGTAGCAATCAATTCCCAAACCATAAATTCTTCCCTTTATTAACATTCAAAAAGCAAGCCGTCTTTATTTCCGGCGTCCCCTAAACAATGCCTGTCTGAAAAACTGCAAACCCTATCGTTCAATCAAATCAATTTAAACATATTACTCCGGTGCTTCAAATAATGGGTTTAAATTAATCTGAGCATCATAATTCACGCGCAGATAAACAGTTTCAAATCTATACGATTTTAAAATTTTGGGCTTCCTTCCGGAAGCCCAAACTTAACAAGAGTCAGTTAGTGATCAACTGCCTGACCGGCACCACGCGGATAACGTACGCTTTCTACCAAATCTTGTACATCTTGCGGCGGCGCTTTACCTACGCTGGAAATCACGAATGCAACCACAAAGTTGATTACCGCACCCACTGTACCGAACGACAGCGGAGAAATACCGAACAACCAATTGGCTTCCACATTCTCAAAAGTGTTGGTACCGGGGATGAAGAACCAGCCCATATACAGGAAGATATACACACAAGTGGAAATCAAACCGGCCAGCATACCTGCCGTTGCACCTGTACTATTAATGCGCTTAGAGAAGATACCCATCATCAAAGCAGGGAAGATAGAAGCTGCAGCAATACCGAAAGCCAATGCTACTACTTGTGCTGCAAAACCAGGAGGATTGATACCCAACCATGTGGCAACGACAATCGCCAAGGTCATAGACACACGTGCTGCCATCAATTCACCTTTTTCAGTAATATCGGGTTTAAGCGTTTTCTTAATCAAGTCATGCGATACCGCTGAAGAAATGGCGAGTAACAAACCTGCTGCAGTAGACAATGCTGCCGCCAAACCACCCGCAGCAATCAAACCGATTACCCAGCTTGGCAAGTTCGCAATTTCAGGGTTAGCCAATACCAAGATATCGTTGTTTACAGTTAACTCGTTACCTTTCCAACCACGCTCTGAGGCAGTTGCTTCAAAAGCAGCGGATTTGTCGTTGTAGTATTGAATATTGCCGTCGCCGTTTTTGTCTTCAAACTTCAGCAAACCGGTGGTTTCCCAGTTTTTCATCCATTGCGGACGCGCTTCATAGCTCAAAGCCTGCTCTTGAGAGCCGTTCGGATACACGGTATTAACCAAGTTGATACGGGCCATAGAGCCTACTGCTGGAGCCGTGGTGTAAAGCAAGGCAATAAATACCAGCGCCCAACCGGCAGAAGAGCGCGCATCGGATACTTTAGGTACGGTAAAGAAACGGATGATTACGTGCGGCAAACCGGCAGTACCGATCATCAACGACATGGTAAACAGGAACATATTGAATTTATTGGGCACATCGGCAGTGTATGCAGTAAAGCCCAAATCGGTTACCAACAAATCCAGTTTTTGCAGCAAAGGCATGCCGGAAGCGGTATCCGTGCCAAACAAACCCAAAGGCGGAATCGGATTACCGGTTAAGTTGAAAGAAATGAACACAGCAGGAATGGTATAAGCAATAATCAACACAACGTATTGCGCAACCTGTGTGTAGGTAATGCCTTTCATACCACCCAATACCGCGTAGAACAACACCACTACGGCAGCAATCAGCAAACCGGTCGTATTACTCACTTCAAGGAAGCGTGAGAACGCCACACCGGCACCGGTCATCTGGCCGATCACATAAGTGGTTGAAGCCACAATCAAACAAGCCACGGCCACCAAGCGGGCGGTACGGCTGTAAAAACGGTCGCCGATAAAATCCGGCACGGTAAATTTACCGAATTTACGCAGATAAGGAGCCAACAGCAAAGCCAGCAATACATAACCGCCGGTCCAACCCATCAAATAAGCCGAAGCGCCGTAACCGTTCATCGCCAGCAAACCGGCCATGGAAATAAACGATGCGGCGCTCATCCAGTCGGCCGCTGTGGCCATACCGTTTAAAACCGGATGCACGCCGCCGCCGGCTACATAGAATTCCTTTGTGGAACCCGCGCGGGCCCAAATCGCAATACCGAAATACAATGCGAAAGACGCGCCCACAAAAATCAAATTAATTGCAAATTGGCTCATGGTTTACTCCTCATGTACACCGAATTCTTCATCCAGCTTATTCATTCTCCAAGAATAAAAGAAAATGATGGCGATGAACGTTAAAATGGAACCTTGTTGGCCAAACCAAAAACCTAAATCAGATCCCCCTATCTTAATTCCCGCAAGCAAAGGACGCAGCCAGATAGCAAAACCGTGGGAACACACAGCCCAGACTACCAAGCAAGTCAAAATAAGTCGGACATTGGCTTTCCAATAACCGGCCGCATCATGTTTGTGATTGGACATGATTGTTTCCTCCTAAATCTGTTCTTCTTTAAAAACTTCTTTTCGGTATCGATGCCGCACTTTAACTTGCAAACGAAACACCAAACCCGAATCGGCGAATTTCCAGTCAAAATACAGGCTACATCTGTCCTTCTTCAAATGTAGTCGTGTGTAGCAGAATAACATAGATTTACACTATTGCAATGTCTTTCGGCATCCTTTCCGTAAAAATAAAACCATCTGTATGATTTATATAAAAAAATATATAAGCTTATGAATTATATTAGAAAAAATAAAACAAAAAGCCATAAATAAAAATTATCGAAGCCCAAAGAAACACAGATAACCAAGCATATAAATATATTTACAATTTACTCTATTTTACAAATTAAAAAACATAACGGTAAAACCTTAATGTCATTACATGTAGTTTGGTGCAATAGCTTTCGGCAAAACTTTGCCAAACAGATCTTAAAACGCAAACCGAATCACAAAATTAATTTAACCAATTGAATTTTATATATTTTTATAAAATTATGAAAAATGTTTTATGCTTATTCCACAATAAAATTCCAGTTTTTGCTTACGAATATACCCCTAGCCCATCTATGGTTTTCCTATCAAAACGTATCTTCCCCTGCTTTTTCTTTAAAATATTAATAATCCAAACCTGCCTTGTTTCCGCAACAAATGAAAAATCAAGCGTTTCAAGCCAATTTATTCCCCGGATATGCGCCATATTTTTTGTTGGCGAAGCAACACAAAACGGTTTGGAAATAAATTTCCAAACCGTTAAAGTATCAATCTTAAAGATTTAAGATATGGTTTTGCCGAACCGGTAAATCAAAGAATGCCTGTCTGAAAAATATTTTCAGACAGGCATTCCCATTATTCCGAACAGCCTCTCTACATTTACCGGCTCACAACGATAGCCAGTCCAGCTTTCATAATAATTATAAGAGCATCGCACCAGTTTTTACCCGAATACGGCGAAACACAATGTTTCAACTTTATTCACACCGGCATTTAAGAACCCGCACGCCTCATTTCAGACAGGCCTGTCTGAAAACAACACCGTCAAACGCCTGCTAACTCTTTACGCATTTGGCTGATCACTTCAGCATAATCAGGTTTCCCAAAAATAGCAGAACCTGCCACAAAAGTATCCGCCCCTGCCGCCGCAATTTCAGCAATGTTTTCAGGTTTTACCCCTCCGTCCACTTCTAAAGAAATCCAACGGCCACTGCAACGCTCATATTCATCGAGCATGCTTCTCACTTTACCCAATTTGGTTAAAGTATGCGGGATAAAACTCTGCCCGCCAAAACCCGGGTTTACCGACATTACCAACACCATATCCAGCAGATCCAACACATTTTCCAACACATTCACAGGAGTGGCAGGGTTCAATACCAAACCTGCTTTACACCCTTTATCCCTAATTAAATTCAAGCTTCTGTCCACATGCCGGCTCGCTTCAGGATGAAAAGTAATCATGTCTGCGCCCGCATCGGCAAAAGCAAGAATCAAATTATCCACCGGCTCCACCATCAGATGCACATCTATCGGCACCCGGGAATAAGGTTTTACCGCAGCGCAAACCATTGAACCGAAAGTAAGATTCGGCACATAATGATTGTCCATCACATCAAAATGAATCAAATCAGCGCCCGCTTCCACCACCTTTTCCACCTCCTCGCCCAACCGTGCAAAATCGGCAGACAAAATACTGGGGGCGATACGGTAATCAACCATACTTTAACTCCAACTATATTTTCAGACAGGCATATTATTCCATTCATCCCCAACAGACACAATGACAACAAAACTACAACAAAAGCATATAAATATACCAAAAGAATAAAAATATTAAAATCAAATATATTAACGGAAGTTAACGCCCTAAATACTCTGCTTCACGCCAAAGTCCGCTATATTAAACCCGCTTTAATTCTGTCTTACTTAATGGAATCATGAAATGAAAATTTCCGGCTTTCCCTGCATCAAATATACTGCCGCAGCCGCGATATGCACTTTATCGCTACACGTTTCTGCCGCCGTATTGAGCGATTTTTATCCCAATTGCGATATGCGCTCACTGTCTTTAGATGAAGAGCAGCAAAAAGCACTCCGCCAAATCCGCAACACACACAAAAAAAACATAGAGAAAGTTAAAATCAGAAACCGAACCGCCCATTTCTCGCGCAAACAAGAATTAATCAGGGTTTTATCAATCAGCCCTTTCAATAAATACGAAGCGCGCCGCTATCTTCAAAAACGCTACGATTCCGATATGGATCTGGCCATCGAAGAGCTTTCAGTGCACCATCAGATATTTCAGGTTTTAACCCCACAACAACAAGAAAAATGGCTGGCCAACTGCGCCCGCTGAGCAAAAATGCCCGAATCCGTTTCGGGCATTTTTCATGCTCAGCCAATTCAGCCTGCCGCCGCAAGCCGCGTTGCCGAAAGCTTTTTTTTTCAGTAAAATTAGGGATTCCAACCGAGCGACAAACATCATGACTAAGTTTATTTTCGTAACCGGCGGCGTAGTATCTTCACTAGGTAAAGGTATCGCCGCCGCTTCCATTGCTACCATCCTCGAGTCGCGTGGCTTGAAAGTAACCATGCTCAAACTCGATCCTTATATCAACGTAGACCCCGGCACCATGAGCCCTTTCCAACACGGCGAAGTGTTCGTTACCGAAGACGGCGCCGAAACCGATTTGGATTTGGGCCACTACGAGCGTTTCATCAATTCCACCATGTCACGCCGCAACAGTTTCAGCGCAGGCCAGGTTTACGAGCAAGTTATCGCCAAAGAGCGCCGAGGCGATTACTTGGGCGGCACCGTGCAGGTTATCCCGCACATCACCGACGAAATCAAACGCAAAATCCACGAAGGCGCGGCAGGCCATGATGTTGCCATCGTCGAAATCGGCGGCACCGTGGGCGATATCGAATCCTTGCCTTTCTTGGAAGCCATCCGCCAAATGCGCAGCCAACTCGGCCGTAACAACACTTTATATGTACACCTGAGTTATGTGCCCTACATTGCCGCAGCGGGCGAAATCAAAACCAAGCCGACCCAGCATTCCGTTAAAGAATTGCGCGAAATCGGTATCCAGCCCGATGTGCTGATCTGCCGTATGGACCGCCTGCTGCCGGAAGACGAAAAACGCAAAATCGCCTTATTCTGCAATGTGGAAGAGCGGGCGGTTGCAGGCAGCTATGATGCAGACAGCATTTACGAAATTCCTGAAATGCTGCACGAGCAAGGCATCGACACCATTATCTGCGAGCAGCTTCAGCTTAATGTCCAACAAGCCGATTTAACCGAGTGGAAGAAAATCGTTTACGCGATTAAAAATCCGAAACACACCGTTAAAATCGCTATGGTAGGCAAATATGTCGACCTAACCGAATCCTACAAATCGCTCACCGAAGCTCTGAAGCATGCCGGTATCCACACCGAAACCGATGTTCAGATTACCTATATCGACAGTGAAACCATCGAAAAAGAAGGCGATGCCTGTCTGAAAGACATGGATGCCATCTTGGTGCCCGGCGGATTCGGCATCCGCGGAGTGGAAGGCAAAATTGCCGCCGTCAAATATGCGCGTGAAAACAACGTGCCTTACTTGGGAATCTGCCTCGGCATGCAAATTGCGCTGATTGAATATGCACGCAACGTTGCCGGCATGAAAGGCGCCAACTCGACCGAGTTCGATTTAAAATCTCCTTATCCCGTGGTCGGCTTAATCGATGAATGGCAAACGGCAGACGGCAGCATAGAAAAGCGCGATGAACACGCAGATTTGGGCGGCACTATGCGCTTGGGTGCGCAAGAAGTCGATTTGAAGTCCGACAGCCTTGCCGCGAAAATCTACGGCGCCACCTCAATCAAAGAGCGCCACCGCCACCGCTACGAAGTAAACAACAATTTCGTGCCCGCGCTGGAAAAAGCGGGCTTGGTTATCGGCGGGGTATCCGCGGGCCGCGAGCGCTTGGTGGAAACCATCGAGTTGCCCAACCATCCGTGGTTTTTTGCCTGCCAGTTCCATCCCGAGTTCACATCCAATCCGAGAAAAGGCCACCCTTTATTCAGCTCGTTTGTGAAAGCAGCGCTGGCTAAAAAAGCCTGATACCGTGTAAATAGAAAATGCCTGTCTGAAAAATCGCTTTTCAGACAGGTATTTGTTATCGACATCCTGAGACCTTTGCAAAACTCCTCTCACGCCCCCCTAAATTCCCTCCCAAGACATTTAGGGGATTTTTCGTGCGCACCTTCTTTCAGCAAATCACACAAGCCATGATTGCCAAACACATCGACCGCTTCCCCCTGTTGAAACTTGAGCAGGTGATTGATTGGCAACCGATCGAGCATTACCTCAGCCATCAAAGAACCCGTTACCTTCGAGACCATCGCGGTCGTCCAGCTTATCCCCTGCTGTCCATGTTCAAAGCCCTTTTACTCGGCCAATGGCACAGCCTTTCCGATCCCGAACTCGAACACAGCCTCATTACCCGCATCGATTTCCATCTGTTTTGCCGTTTTGACGAACTGAGCATCCCCGATCACAGCACCTTATGCCGTTACCGCAACTGGCTGGCGCAAGACAACACCTTGGCCGAATTACTGGAGCTGATTAACCGCCGGCTTAAAAGTAAAGAAAGCATCCGCCGCCATCGTTGACGCTACCATTATTCAGACGGCCGGCGGCAAACAGCGTCAGGCCATCGAAGTGGATGACGAAGGGCAGGTCAACAGCCAAACCACACCGAGTAAAGACAGAGATGCCCGTTGGATGAAGAAAGACGGGCGATACAGGCTGGGTTACAAACAACATACCCGTACCGATGCCGAAGGCTATATAGAGAAACTGCACATCACTGCCGCCAATGCCCATGAGTGCAAACACCTGCTGCCTTTGTTGGAAGGCCTAGCTAAAGACACGACTGTTTATTCCGATAAAGGCTATGACAGCATGGAAAACCGGCAACATCTGAAAGAACGTCGGCTGCGGGACGGCATCATGTGTAAATCCCACCGCAACCGCCCGTTGACGGAAGCACAAACCAAGCGTAACCGACACTTATCGAAAACCCGATATGTGGTCGAGCAAAGCTTTGGTTCGCTGCACCGTAAATTCCGCTATACCCGGGCAACTTATTTTGGTCTGAGCAAAGTGAGTGCGCAAAGCCATCTGAAGGCGATGTGTTTGGACCTGTTGAAAGCAGCCAACAGGCTGCGTGGGCCTGTTGTTGCCTGAATAGCAGCTCAGATACCCGATTATTGGGTATCTGAGGAGAATAGAGAGATGATTTAGAACGGAAAACAACCGAAACCCTGTGTTTGGGTTTCGGTTGTTGAGCAAATGGGCTATTTTGCAAATATCTCTGTCTGTCTGAAAAGGTTTCAGACAGGCATGGTTCGTTTTAATCTAAGCATCACAGCCACAAAGCGTATCCCCATCTACTCGGCTCATGCCGAATAACAGACCTGAGACTTTTGCAAAAATAGTCTATTAACGAAATTTGACGCATAAAAATGTGCTAAAATTTTCAACTGACTAAAACCTTTCTGATTTTGACTAAAAAGTAGGCAAAATAAGAAAGGTTTTTCATTTTGAGGATTTATTTTAGCATAAAATTTTAGTAACTTATGTTATTGAAAAGATCTCGGCTTGTGATATACCCATATCCTTGATATCAAGCACGATACAGCGGGAAGAAATTAGAATTTTCATCCAACTCACCGGCTTCACGGCGTATCTCCAGAAGCTTATTGTATATTTCCTGATTGAAAATCTTATTGCCAATATAGAAATCATACAAGCCTTCTGGCGCAAAGCCTTTTTTAAACCGCAGCAAATCATCATTGCTGCCATAGCCGCCGCCGATAACAAACTTTTTAAACCCATTTGCATGAGACCAGGCAATCATTTCGCTCATCAAAAGATAATTGGGCGATTCTTTCAAATACTCGCGGGAAGTGCTGCTTAGGAAGCAGTATGTGTTCTCATTTCCGCCGATAAGCAGATTCACCGCACCCACTTTGCCTTCTTTTTCCGCGAAGAAATAATAAATCGGGCCGCCCAAGTTATGCAGTGTTTCAAAAAACTCTTTATCGAAATAATACATAGACCGCGCATCATTGCGATCCATTGTGTCATAATAAACAGGCAGGAAAGTATCAATATCTTCCTTTGTGTTACCCACACGCACAGACCAACCGCTCTTTTGAATTTTACGCACCTTCTGGCGGGTTTTACCCTGATAAC
This portion of the Neisseria canis genome encodes:
- the surE gene encoding 5'/3'-nucleotidase SurE, with the translated sequence MNILVCNDDGYLAQGISVLARVAGEFANVRVVAPERNRSGVSNSLTLDRPLSIREAENGFYFVSGTPTDCIHLGLHALPEFKPDLVLSGINHGANMGDDTLYSGTVAAATEAYLLGIPAVAFSLNDFSDRYWETAEKAAWMMIDRLVKTPPQKPVLWNVNIPAVAPEDIQGIKTVRLGRRHHVQSIVPSRNPRGEPIYWIGPIGDISDKETGTDFAECEAGFITVTPLQIDLTGFEQMQEVDRFWQNGAG
- a CDS encoding sodium:solute symporter family protein, with the translated sequence MSQFAINLIFVGASFALYFGIAIWARAGSTKEFYVAGGGVHPVLNGMATAADWMSAASFISMAGLLAMNGYGASAYLMGWTGGYVLLALLLAPYLRKFGKFTVPDFIGDRFYSRTARLVAVACLIVASTTYVIGQMTGAGVAFSRFLEVSNTTGLLIAAVVVLFYAVLGGMKGITYTQVAQYVVLIIAYTIPAVFISFNLTGNPIPPLGLFGTDTASGMPLLQKLDLLVTDLGFTAYTADVPNKFNMFLFTMSLMIGTAGLPHVIIRFFTVPKVSDARSSAGWALVFIALLYTTAPAVGSMARINLVNTVYPNGSQEQALSYEARPQWMKNWETTGLLKFEDKNGDGNIQYYNDKSAAFEATASERGWKGNELTVNNDILVLANPEIANLPSWVIGLIAAGGLAAALSTAAGLLLAISSAVSHDLIKKTLKPDITEKGELMAARVSMTLAIVVATWLGINPPGFAAQVVALAFGIAAASIFPALMMGIFSKRINSTGATAGMLAGLISTCVYIFLYMGWFFIPGTNTFENVEANWLFGISPLSFGTVGAVINFVVAFVISSVGKAPPQDVQDLVESVRYPRGAGQAVDH
- a CDS encoding DUF4212 domain-containing protein, whose amino-acid sequence is MSNHKHDAAGYWKANVRLILTCLVVWAVCSHGFAIWLRPLLAGIKIGGSDLGFWFGQQGSILTFIAIIFFYSWRMNKLDEEFGVHEE
- the rpe gene encoding ribulose-phosphate 3-epimerase; the protein is MVDYRIAPSILSADFARLGEEVEKVVEAGADLIHFDVMDNHYVPNLTFGSMVCAAVKPYSRVPIDVHLMVEPVDNLILAFADAGADMITFHPEASRHVDRSLNLIRDKGCKAGLVLNPATPVNVLENVLDLLDMVLVMSVNPGFGGQSFIPHTLTKLGKVRSMLDEYERCSGRWISLEVDGGVKPENIAEIAAAGADTFVAGSAIFGKPDYAEVISQMRKELAGV
- a CDS encoding Spy/CpxP family protein refolding chaperone, which codes for MKISGFPCIKYTAAAAICTLSLHVSAAVLSDFYPNCDMRSLSLDEEQQKALRQIRNTHKKNIEKVKIRNRTAHFSRKQELIRVLSISPFNKYEARRYLQKRYDSDMDLAIEELSVHHQIFQVLTPQQQEKWLANCAR
- a CDS encoding CTP synthase encodes the protein MTKFIFVTGGVVSSLGKGIAAASIATILESRGLKVTMLKLDPYINVDPGTMSPFQHGEVFVTEDGAETDLDLGHYERFINSTMSRRNSFSAGQVYEQVIAKERRGDYLGGTVQVIPHITDEIKRKIHEGAAGHDVAIVEIGGTVGDIESLPFLEAIRQMRSQLGRNNTLYVHLSYVPYIAAAGEIKTKPTQHSVKELREIGIQPDVLICRMDRLLPEDEKRKIALFCNVEERAVAGSYDADSIYEIPEMLHEQGIDTIICEQLQLNVQQADLTEWKKIVYAIKNPKHTVKIAMVGKYVDLTESYKSLTEALKHAGIHTETDVQITYIDSETIEKEGDACLKDMDAILVPGGFGIRGVEGKIAAVKYARENNVPYLGICLGMQIALIEYARNVAGMKGANSTEFDLKSPYPVVGLIDEWQTADGSIEKRDEHADLGGTMRLGAQEVDLKSDSLAAKIYGATSIKERHRHRYEVNNNFVPALEKAGLVIGGVSAGRERLVETIELPNHPWFFACQFHPEFTSNPRKGHPLFSSFVKAALAKKA
- a CDS encoding GNAT family N-acetyltransferase — translated: MTLIEICIQDNELWDKTIRSLPVYEPFYLNAYVKALAGHNKDSEPVLLYYENGDVKAATVMFRRDIALSQPFTGKIPENTYFDLSSPYGYGGFIYNTDSFPEEVQQAYNQYCLETGYICEFLRFNLFTDYAQRYDGYAVSPMVNVVCDLSGSWEDVFGRYQGKTRQKVRKIQKSGWSVRVGNTKEDIDTFLPVYYDTMDRNDARSMYYFDKEFFETLHNLGGPIYYFFAEKEGKVGAVNLLIGGNENTYCFLSSTSREYLKESPNYLLMSEMIAWSHANGFKKFVIGGGYGSNDDLLRFKKGFAPEGLYDFYIGNKIFNQEIYNKLLEIRREAGELDENSNFFPLYRA